A window of Verrucomicrobiota bacterium genomic DNA:
TGTCCGAACCTCACCGTCGCGGAAAATCTTTGTCTCGGCGAATTGCCCGCGCACGCTGGCTGGCTGGACCGGCAGCGCATGAGGAAACAGGCGCGCGCGATGCTCGATGAGATCGAAGCGGACATCGACGTGGACCGGCCCATCGGCGAACTTTCGACCGGACAGGAACAGATCGTCCAGGTCGCCGCCGCGCTCGGCACGCACGCACAGGTCATCGTCATGGACGAGCCGACCAGTTCACTCTCGGCGCATGAAAGCGAGCATTTGTTCAAGTTGCTCGCGCATTTGAAGGAGCGCGGCATCACCGTCATTTACGTTTCGCATCGCTTGGAGGAAATTTTTCAGCTTTGCGACACCGTGACGGTGCTGCGCGATGGCCGGCACGTCGCCACGGAAGAAGTCGCCGATACAAATCGCGACCGCGTCATTCACCAGATGATTGGGCGGGAAGTCGTGTCCCACACGCCAAAACATTTGTCGCGAGCACTCGGCGATGAAGTGTTGCGCGTGGAGGCCCTGGCCTCGCCGGGTAAATTCAGCAATGTCAGTTTCACTTTGCGCGCCGGTGAAGTGCTTGGTTTTGCCGGGTTGGTGGGCGCGGGACGGAGTGAAGTCGCCCAGGCCATCTTCGGTTTGGATGAAGCGGCAACGGGGAAAGTTTTCGTTCATGCCCGGGAACTTTCCCTTGGCGACGTGAATGCCGCATTGTCCGCCGGCATCGGTTTGTTGCCGGAAGACCGCAAACGGCTGGGACTGGTGCTCACGATGAATTGCCGCGAGAACACCTCGCTGGCGGCGCTCGATCATTTGACCCGAAGCGGCTTCGTCCGCCGGGGCGAAGAACAATCCCTCGTGCAACGCCACACGGAACGGTTGCAGGTGAGAACGCCCTCGTTCGAAGCGCCGATTGACGGGTTGAGCGGCGGCAACCAACAGAAAATCGCGCTGGCCAAATGGCTGGCGCGCGAGTGCGATATCCTCATCGTGGACGAACCGACGCGCGGCGTGGATGTGGGCGCGAAGGCCGAGATTCACCGGCTGCTCGACGAACTGGCGTGCCAGGGATTGGCGGTGTTGCTCATTTCATCCGAACTGCCGGAAGTGATGAACCTGAGCCGCCGGATTCTGGTGATGCGCGAAGGTGAATTGGCGGACGAACTGAAACGCGAATATTTCACTCAGGCGAATCTGATGCGGCTGATGGCGGGCGTCGAAGCCGGCGCGTTTGGTTAGGGAACGCGGCTCAAACCAAAAGAATCCGGCGTGCGAAGCGAAATCATTCAACTTGTTTGACTTTTGTCCGCAGAAATAGGATAAAAAGAACGTGAAGGTCGCGAAGAAAATCGTTGAGAAGAAAAGCCCCGGCACGCTGATCGTGGAGAAGTATCGTCCGCGCATGAACAAACTCACGCCTGCAGAGCGCCAGCAATTGCGGAATCGGGCCATGCAACTCGCGTTCGGCCATGAATCCGAAAGCACCCCAACTCCTCGCCGGTGACACCAACGTCGCGATGGACCTGGCCCGGGAAGACGAGTGGGTCCTGGACGCCGTGTCCACAATCCGACGACGGTTGCCGGGTTGCTCGCTGCTCGTGCCGCCGACTGTGTCCGAAGAGTTGGGCTGGCTGGCAGACCACGCTGAGGAAATGACGGAACGCGAGGCCGCCCGCACGTTTCTCCGCAGACACCGGGCCTGGGGTTTTGAACTAATTCGGACCACCCCGCTGGGCAACCCCTACGTCGAAACCATTGCCGAAGGCTTGCTTCATGCGGCATTGCTTCCGTCCTCCGAAGCCAACGATGCGCTGATTCTCGCCAAGTCCGCCGCGCTCGGATGCTTCATCCTGCTGACCGGCGATGATCACCTGCGCGCCGTTGATTTTCAACGGTTGAGCTTCGAGTT
This region includes:
- a CDS encoding sugar ABC transporter ATP-binding protein; translated protein: MSLLSFRKITKRFPGVLALDGVSFEVERGSCHALIGENGAGKSTLGKILAGVYTADEGEMRLDGQPIHPTNPLLARQLGIAMVHQELAFCPNLTVAENLCLGELPAHAGWLDRQRMRKQARAMLDEIEADIDVDRPIGELSTGQEQIVQVAAALGTHAQVIVMDEPTSSLSAHESEHLFKLLAHLKERGITVIYVSHRLEEIFQLCDTVTVLRDGRHVATEEVADTNRDRVIHQMIGREVVSHTPKHLSRALGDEVLRVEALASPGKFSNVSFTLRAGEVLGFAGLVGAGRSEVAQAIFGLDEAATGKVFVHARELSLGDVNAALSAGIGLLPEDRKRLGLVLTMNCRENTSLAALDHLTRSGFVRRGEEQSLVQRHTERLQVRTPSFEAPIDGLSGGNQQKIALAKWLARECDILIVDEPTRGVDVGAKAEIHRLLDELACQGLAVLLISSELPEVMNLSRRILVMREGELADELKREYFTQANLMRLMAGVEAGAFG
- a CDS encoding type II toxin-antitoxin system VapC family toxin translates to MNPKAPQLLAGDTNVAMDLAREDEWVLDAVSTIRRRLPGCSLLVPPTVSEELGWLADHAEEMTEREAARTFLRRHRAWGFELIRTTPLGNPYVETIAEGLLHAALLPSSEANDALILAKSAALGCFILLTGDDHLRAVDFQRLSFELAAFDLTPPVIATPREIVRKFFR